ACCGCCCCGGCCTGACCATCCCCCAGGTGGTGGACGATCTGGTCGAGAAGGGCGCCGATATGATCATCGCCGGTTCCGATGACATGAAGGACGGCATCCGCGAGGCGGCCAGCCTGCATCCGGACAAGGTTTTCATCCATGCCTCCGGTGACGACGTCCTGACCGGCAAGGCGTCGGCCAACCTGGGCAATGTTTTTGGCCGCATGGAATATGGCAAGATGATGGCCGGTTTCACGGCGGCCCTGACCTCCAAGACCGGCAAGATCGCCTACCTCGGACCGCTGATCAACGAGGAAACCCGCCGCCTGGCCGCCTCGGCCTATCTCGGCGCCAAATACGCCTGGACCAAGGTTCTGGGCAAAAAGGCCGAGGAGCTCAAATTCAAGGTCAGCTGGATCGGGTTTTGGTTCAACATCCCCGGCGTGACCACGGACCCGACCCAGGTCGCGGGTTCCTTCTTCGACGGCGGATATGACGTGGTCATCTCCGGCATCGACACCCCCGAAGCCGTGACCGTGGCCCGCCAGAAGCGCGACCAGGGCCGGGACGCGTGGGCCATTCCCTACGATTACGCCAAGGCCTGCGAGGGCCAGGGCCTGGCCTGTATCGGCGTGCCGTATTTCAACTGGGGCCCGGCCTTCCTGCGCCAGGCCAAGGCTGTCCAGGGCGGAACCTGGAAGCAGGCCTTTGAGTGGGATGCCCCGTACTGGGCTGATATCAATGATCATGACCAGTCCATCGTGGGCTTTATCACCGGCGAGGGCATGACCCCCGAGGTCAGGGCCAAGCTCGACGCCTTTGTCGCCGACATGGGCGCGGGCAAGGTCAATCTTTTCACCGGCCCCCTGAATTATCAGGACGGCACGTCCTTCCTGAAGGACGGCGAAAAGGCCACGGACGAGCAGATCTGGTCCCTTGAGCAGCTTCTGGAAGGCATGGACGGCCAGTCCAGCGCCAAATAATCCCCACGCGGTCACGTCCCGGAATCCCGACGATCGGGATTCCGGGTTTCACCCACACCTCACCCTCCGGACACAGTCTGGATCAGTGGATCCCCCTGTATGCTTGTCCTTGACAATATCCATAAACATTACGGCAGGGTGCATGCCAATGACGCCGTCAGTCTGGTCCTGGAACCGGGCCGGGTCTATGCCCTTGTCGGCGAAAATGGGGCCGGAAAAAGCACCCTGATGCGCATTTTGGCAGGCCACACCGTGCCCGACGCCGGAACCATCACCGCCCGGGGAACGTCCCACTCCCGTCTCACCCCGGCCCTGGCCCAGGCTTTGGGCATTGGCATGCTTTACCAGGACCCCCTGGATTTCCCGGCTCTGCCCGTGTGGGAAAATTTCCGCCTGAGCGGCACGCCGCGCAGCCGGACCGAGGTGATCGACAAGCTTGGCGAGCTGTCCAACCATTTGGGCGTGTGCTTCCTGCCCAACGAGCCCGTGGCGGCCATGACCGTGGGCGAGCGTCAGCTGCTGGAATTGCTGCGCCTGCTGGATCTGGGGGCGACCACCCTGATTCTGGACGAGCCGACCACCGGCATCACGCCGGAACAGAAGCGCAACCTGTTCGGCCTGCTGACCCGTCTGGCCCGGCGGGAGAAGCACACCATCGTCCTGGTCACGCACAAGCTGTCCGAGGCGCTGGAAATGGCCGACGCCATCTTTGTCATGCGCCAGGGCCGGCTGGAGGCGCGGCTGGACACGCCCTGCGAAGCCCATGAATTGGTCCGGATCATGTTCGGGGACGCCGCCGTCGACGATGGCCCCTCGGAACTGCCCGCTCCGGCGCCGGGAACGCGTCTGGGTCTGGAACAGGCTGTGTTTGCCGGGCCCAAGTACCATCTCGGGCCGCTGGACATCACCGCCGCGCCCGGAGAGATCATCGGGCTGGCCGGGTTGGATGGCAGCGGCCAGGAATTGTTTCTGCGCGGCGTTTGTGGCCTGGACCGTCTGATCAAGGGACGACTTGCTCTCGACGGACGCGAATTTTTTCGCACCGATTTCACGACCCTGCGCGGTCGCGGCGTGCATTTCGTGCCGGCCGACCGCATGGACCTGGCCCTGTTTCCGGATCTGTCCATCCGCGAGCATATCCTCCTGGCTTTCCCGGACCAGGCCGCGAGCCTGGAACGTTTTCACCAGCGGCAGTGCGTGGAGCGCTTCAATCTGCGCGCCCATCCGGATACCCCGGCCAAGGCCCTGTCCGGCGGCAACCAGCAACGCCTGCTCCTGTCCCTCATCCCGGACGACGCGCCGCTTCTGCTCATGGAGCACCCGACGCGTGGCCTGGACGCCGGATCGTCGCGACAGGTCTGGGAGGATCTGCGCCGCCGCTGCGCCCAGGGCGCGACGCTTTTTTTCTTTTCCCCGGATCTGGACGAAGTCATCGAGCACGGCCACCGCGTGCTGGTCTTCTTCGACCGCGCCCTGGTGGCCGACGTGCCGCGCGAGCTGGCCACGGTGGAGCGCATTGGGGCGCTCATGGCCGGAAAAATTCCGGAGGCCGACCATGCCGCCTAAAACGCCTCGTCGTTGGCTCACGGAAGCCGTCTGGATTCTGGCCGCCCCGGCCCTGGCCCTGATCCTGACCGTTCTCGTGGCATTGCCCACGGGCGCGCCGCCCCTGTCCACCCTGTCCGTGCTGATCATGGGCGGCCTGGGTTCCTGGTCCAAGTTCGGCCAGGTTCTGACCGTGTTCGTGCCACTTTTGCTGTGCTCGGCCGGCCTGCTCATTCCGTTCACGGCCCGGCTCTGGAATATCGGCATCGAGGGCCAGGTCGTGCTCGGGGCCATCTTCGCCACCGGAGCGCTGATGCCCGTGGATCAGGGCGGGCCCGCCCACATCGCCCTGGCCCTGGCGGCCGGCATGGTCGGCGGCGCGCTCTGGGCGCTGCTGTCCGGAGCGCTCAAGACCTGGGGCCGGGTGCACGAAATTTTTTCCGGTCTGGGACTCAATTTCGTGGCCATGGGCCTGACCATCTGGCTTATCTTCGGCCCCTGGAAACGCCCCGGCGTGGCCTCCATGAGCGGCACCGAGACCCTGCATGTCTCCCTGTGGCTGGACCGTATCGCCGGCCTCGCCGCCAGCGGGACAGCGCTTGTCCTGGCGATCGTGGCCCTGGTCGGTGTCGGCGTTCTGCTGCGCCGTACCAGATGGGGCCTGAAACTCAAGGCCGTGGGCCAGAACCCCAAGGCCGCGCGTCTTTTTGATCTGTCGCCGCGCGTCCGCATGCTTCAGGCCTTTGCCCTGTGCGGCGCCCTGGGCGGGCTGGCCGGAGCCGTGCAGGTTTTGGGCGTCTACCATCGCCTGCTGCCGAGCATTTCCTCGGGCTACGGCTACACCGCCCTCATGGTCGGAATGATGGCCGCGTACCGCGTGACCGCCGTGCCGTTTATCTGCCTTTTTTTCGCCATCTTGAACGTGGGCTCCATCCAGCTCCCCTTGCAGCTCAATTTGGATTCATCCTTGAGCGGGGTCATCCAGGGGCTGATGGTGCTCTCGGTTTTTGTCACCCAGGGGCTGCGGGCATGGACGCTTCGCCGACGGGAGGGGGTGTAATGCAGGAATTCATGCTTGTGCTGGCCGGAATCCTTCTGGCCGGAGCGCCACTGGTGTT
This genomic interval from Deltaproteobacteria bacterium contains the following:
- a CDS encoding BMP family ABC transporter substrate-binding protein, with product MPIKRFLILALTAFALCPASVLAKDLAIGLILVGPYNDKGYSQAQYEGGKYVEEKLPGTKLIYLDKVNPADRPGLTIPQVVDDLVEKGADMIIAGSDDMKDGIREAASLHPDKVFIHASGDDVLTGKASANLGNVFGRMEYGKMMAGFTAALTSKTGKIAYLGPLINEETRRLAASAYLGAKYAWTKVLGKKAEELKFKVSWIGFWFNIPGVTTDPTQVAGSFFDGGYDVVISGIDTPEAVTVARQKRDQGRDAWAIPYDYAKACEGQGLACIGVPYFNWGPAFLRQAKAVQGGTWKQAFEWDAPYWADINDHDQSIVGFITGEGMTPEVRAKLDAFVADMGAGKVNLFTGPLNYQDGTSFLKDGEKATDEQIWSLEQLLEGMDGQSSAK
- a CDS encoding sugar ABC transporter ATP-binding protein; amino-acid sequence: MLVLDNIHKHYGRVHANDAVSLVLEPGRVYALVGENGAGKSTLMRILAGHTVPDAGTITARGTSHSRLTPALAQALGIGMLYQDPLDFPALPVWENFRLSGTPRSRTEVIDKLGELSNHLGVCFLPNEPVAAMTVGERQLLELLRLLDLGATTLILDEPTTGITPEQKRNLFGLLTRLARREKHTIVLVTHKLSEALEMADAIFVMRQGRLEARLDTPCEAHELVRIMFGDAAVDDGPSELPAPAPGTRLGLEQAVFAGPKYHLGPLDITAAPGEIIGLAGLDGSGQELFLRGVCGLDRLIKGRLALDGREFFRTDFTTLRGRGVHFVPADRMDLALFPDLSIREHILLAFPDQAASLERFHQRQCVERFNLRAHPDTPAKALSGGNQQRLLLSLIPDDAPLLLMEHPTRGLDAGSSRQVWEDLRRRCAQGATLFFFSPDLDEVIEHGHRVLVFFDRALVADVPRELATVERIGALMAGKIPEADHAA
- a CDS encoding ABC transporter permease, with the protein product MPPKTPRRWLTEAVWILAAPALALILTVLVALPTGAPPLSTLSVLIMGGLGSWSKFGQVLTVFVPLLLCSAGLLIPFTARLWNIGIEGQVVLGAIFATGALMPVDQGGPAHIALALAAGMVGGALWALLSGALKTWGRVHEIFSGLGLNFVAMGLTIWLIFGPWKRPGVASMSGTETLHVSLWLDRIAGLAASGTALVLAIVALVGVGVLLRRTRWGLKLKAVGQNPKAARLFDLSPRVRMLQAFALCGALGGLAGAVQVLGVYHRLLPSISSGYGYTALMVGMMAAYRVTAVPFICLFFAILNVGSIQLPLQLNLDSSLSGVIQGLMVLSVFVTQGLRAWTLRRREGV